A stretch of the Ipomoea triloba cultivar NCNSP0323 chromosome 16, ASM357664v1 genome encodes the following:
- the LOC116007926 gene encoding putative late blight resistance protein homolog R1B-14 has translation MPNIPTSPGFDEIVVGFEDETENITGLLIRGPKELDVVSITGMAGLGKTTLARKVFYHKPVIDWFHFRAWCCVSQEYDKNRVFHEIFSQVSDDMSKDDTDEVLLEILMKKCKDEQSWVDTAEALRMALRGKCKGHKIRDDTTEVLYESLIKMSEDDNSWKKISSTLHESIMEKWENTKNWDDIAKPLYESLIVNFEDNNEMSPKFPVERHKDIKMWEDITSVISQSKIVDKKDIRRTDDEVGNLFKSLQDLAEVLFKNMNEKCQGNDSWKEMLETLFKSLNDIVETLLISLNKKCKDSKSWDDNIAEKLRKKLLGQRYLIVLDDVWRKKAWDELSRAFPLGAEGSRIILTSREKEVGKYPRSGADPYSLRFFTTEESQDLLQLKLSKGNVGPPELKEFGRQIAERCGGVPLVVVLVAGILQKKIEEKYFSWNEFLQSLSSHIRGDESRSMDVIALSYKHLPEHLKPCLLYFGAFPEDHEIPVSKLIQLWMAEGFVKHIKKKVLEDEAEDYLNHLIGSNLIMVSTRGYNNGSVRTCRIHDLVGSFCLTKAEEDKFLMQTDSEKTSPHSELTSTYDRFCLLKRNDKYLSPDSATSLNPSLGTLLCFSSHNPNLGTHSLFASEVDPSSGLWVASTFKLVRVLDLESVFVGKSFLSMVEFLLCLRYLAVCLKGCGSVPQPSLERLHHLETFKVKSSVDLHLSSMIWNLEGLRHLHIDHYCHWLR, from the exons ATGCCTAACATCCCAACATCTCCCGGTTTTGATGAAATTGTGGTGGGATTTGAGGATGAAACTGAAAACATAACAGGCCTGCTGATTAGAGGACCAAAAGAGCTAGATGTTGTATCGATTACTGGTATGGCTGGGCTCGGCAAGACAACTCTGGCCAGAAAGGTGTTTTACCATAAACCTGTTATTGATTGGTTTCATTTTCGGGCATGGTGCTGTGTCTCTCAAGAATATGACAAGAACCGTGTATTCCATGAAATTTTTAGTCAAGTTTCAGACGATATGAGTAAGGATGATACAGATGAAGTGCTGCTTGAAATTTTAATGAAAAAGTGCAAAGATGAGCAAAGCTGGGTTGATACTGCTGAAGCCCTACGCATGGCCCTACGGGGGAAGTGTAAAGGCCACAAGATTAGGGATGATACGACTGAAGTGTTGTATGAAAGTTTAATAAAAATGAGCGAAGATGATAACAGCTGGAAAAAGATATCTAGTACACTGCACGAAAGCATAATGGAGAAGTGGGAAAACACCAAGAATTGGGATGATATTGCTAAGCCGTTGTATGAAAGCTTAATTGTGAATTTTGAAGACAATAATGAAATGTCTCCCAAATTCCCAGTGGAAAGGCACAAAGACATTAAGATGTGGGAAGACATAACAAGTGTGATAAGCCAAAGCAAAATTGTAGACAAAAAAGACATTAGGAGAACAGATGATGAAGTTGGGAATTTGTTCAAAAGCCTACAAGATCTAGCTGAGGTGTTGTTCAAAAACATGAATGAAAAGTGCCAAGGGAATGACAGTTGGAAAGAAATGCTGGAAACATTATTCAAAAGCTTAAATGATATAGTTGAAACTTTGCTCATAAGCTTAAATAAGAAATGCAAAGACAGTAAAAGCTGGGATGACAACATAGCTGAGAAGCTACGCAAGAAACTGCTAGGACAAAGATACCTCATTGTGTTGGATGATGTTTGGAGAAAAAAAGCATGGGATGAGTTAAGTAGAGCTTTTCCCTTGGGCGCAGAAGGAAGCAGAATCATCTTAACAAGTAGAGAAAAAGAAGTTGGAAAATATCCCAGGTCTGGTGCTGATCCCTATTCTCTTCGTTTTTTCACTACTGAAGAGAGCCAAGATTTACTGCAGTTAAAGCTATCTAAAGGGAATGTTGGCCCTCCAGAGCTAAAGGAATTTGGGAGACAGATAGCAGAAAGATGTGGTGGAGTACCTTTGGTGGTTGTTTTGGTAGCTGGTATTCTACAAAAAAAGATTGAAGAAAAATACTTCTCGTGGAATGAATTTCTTCAAAGTTTAAGCTCACATATCAGGGGAGATGAATCTCGGAGCATGGATGTAATAGCATTGAGTTACAAGCATTTACCTGAGCATTTAAAGCCATGCCTTCTTTACTTTGGGGCATTCCCAGAGGACCACGAAATTCCAGTCTCGAAATTGATACAGCTGTGGATGGCTGAAGGGTTTGTGAAACACATAAAAAAGAAGGTATTGGAGGATGAAGCAGAGGACTACCTGAATCATCTAATTGGTAGTAACCTAATAATGGTTTCCACCAGGGGATACAATAATGGCAGTGTCAGAACATGCCGTATTCATGATCTGGTAGGTAGCTTTTGTCTGACAAAAGCCGAGGAAGATAAATTCTTGATGCAAACAGACAGTGAAAAAACCAGCCCACATTCGGAATTGACTTCTACTTATGATCGGTTTTGTTTGCTTAAAAGGAATGATAAATATCTTTCTCCTGATTCAGCTACGTCACTTAATCCTAGTCTTGGCACACTTTTGTGCTTTTCATCACATAATCCTAACCTTGGCACACATTCCCTCTTTGCATCGGAGGTGGATCCTTCCTCTGGTTTATGGGTAGCTAGCACATTCAAACTTGTGAGAGTACTGGACTTGGAGTCCGTATTTGTGGGCAAATCATTTTTGTCCATGGTGGAGTTTCTCCTTTGTTTAAGGTACCTTGCTGTTTGTCTAAAAGGTTGTGGTTCAGTTCCACAGCCATCTCTAGAGCGTCTTCACCATCTAGAAACATTCAAGGTGAAATCAAGTGTGGATTTGCATTTATCATCCATGATTTGGAATTTAGAGGGTTTGAGACATTTGCATATAGATCACTATTGTCATTG gttgagataa